In a genomic window of Leifsonia xyli subsp. cynodontis DSM 46306:
- a CDS encoding 3-hydroxyacyl-CoA dehydrogenase NAD-binding domain-containing protein, which yields MTDYSKIDFSPLAGLADDEVVTRSFVKDVRLPSGKNLALVTLDNGRDHTRPNTMGPATLLELGDTFDALTARAGRGEIDAVAVTGKPFILAAGADLSRVGDIPSAEVAKLLPQLGHYVLGKQASFGVPSFVFTNGLALGGGVEIGLNADYRTIDRNAAAFALPEVFLGLIPGWGGATILPNLIGIENALKVIVENPLKQNRMLKPQEVFDLGIADAIFGSATFLEDSLVWADKVLTGEIEVKRPNVPGKLERMVKWDAAIGIARRMLESRIGTVPTSPYKALDLLKAAKSNDRAAGFEREDDALAELISGDQFQASIYAFTLVQKRAKRPAGAPDRKLAKKVTKVGVIGAGYMASQFALLFVRRLGVPVVITDLDQAHVDKGVASIHDEIGKLREKGRISPDEANRLRALVTGTTDKADFADCDWVIEAVFEELGVKQQVFAEVEQYLSDEAVLATNTSSLSVEQIGAKLKRPERLVGFHFFTPVAVMPLIEVVKTPRTDDATLSTAMAAAAALKKNAVITADTPGFVVNRVLAKVLGEAMHAVDDGTPFETVDRAFAPLGLPMTPSALLDLVGLKVGAHVLDTHHAAFPDRFYRSENLHRLAEHGVLLDKDAKGAAKGLDKGAAKVLAGGKSPWSEADILRRLEDGLADEIRRMLLEHVVEEPEDIDLCMILGAGFPFQMGGITPYLDRAGASERVFGDTFHHPPIAGVV from the coding sequence GTGACCGACTACAGCAAGATCGACTTCTCCCCTCTCGCCGGCCTCGCGGACGACGAGGTCGTGACCCGCTCCTTCGTGAAAGATGTGCGCCTGCCGAGCGGCAAGAACCTGGCGCTGGTGACCCTCGACAACGGCCGGGACCACACCCGCCCGAACACGATGGGCCCGGCCACTCTGCTCGAGCTGGGCGACACCTTCGACGCGCTGACCGCGCGCGCCGGCCGCGGCGAGATCGACGCTGTCGCCGTCACCGGCAAGCCGTTCATCCTCGCCGCGGGCGCCGACCTCAGCCGGGTCGGCGACATCCCGAGCGCCGAGGTCGCGAAGTTGCTCCCCCAGCTGGGCCACTACGTGCTCGGCAAGCAGGCGAGCTTCGGCGTCCCGTCGTTCGTGTTCACGAACGGCCTCGCGCTCGGCGGCGGCGTGGAGATCGGCCTGAACGCCGACTACCGCACCATCGACCGCAATGCGGCGGCGTTCGCACTGCCCGAGGTGTTCCTCGGGCTCATCCCCGGCTGGGGCGGCGCGACCATCCTGCCGAACCTGATCGGCATCGAGAACGCCCTCAAGGTGATCGTCGAGAACCCGCTCAAGCAGAACCGGATGCTGAAGCCCCAGGAGGTCTTCGACCTCGGCATCGCCGACGCGATCTTCGGCTCGGCCACCTTCCTGGAGGACTCGCTGGTGTGGGCCGACAAGGTCCTGACCGGCGAGATCGAGGTCAAGCGGCCCAACGTCCCCGGCAAGCTCGAGCGGATGGTCAAGTGGGATGCCGCCATCGGCATCGCCCGCAGGATGCTGGAGAGCCGCATCGGCACCGTCCCGACGTCGCCGTACAAGGCGCTCGACCTGCTGAAGGCCGCCAAATCGAACGACCGCGCGGCGGGCTTCGAGCGGGAGGACGACGCTCTCGCCGAGCTCATCTCGGGCGACCAGTTCCAGGCGAGCATCTACGCGTTCACCCTGGTGCAGAAGCGGGCGAAGCGCCCCGCCGGCGCGCCGGACAGGAAGCTCGCGAAGAAGGTCACGAAGGTCGGCGTCATCGGGGCGGGCTACATGGCCAGCCAGTTCGCGCTGCTGTTCGTGCGGCGGCTGGGGGTGCCGGTCGTGATCACCGACCTCGACCAGGCACACGTCGACAAGGGCGTGGCGTCCATCCACGACGAGATCGGCAAACTGCGGGAGAAGGGCCGCATCTCCCCCGACGAGGCCAACCGCCTGCGCGCGCTCGTCACCGGCACGACGGACAAAGCCGATTTCGCGGACTGCGACTGGGTCATCGAAGCCGTGTTCGAGGAGCTGGGCGTCAAGCAGCAGGTCTTCGCGGAGGTCGAGCAGTATCTCTCCGACGAGGCTGTGCTCGCGACCAACACCTCCTCGCTCTCGGTCGAGCAGATCGGCGCGAAGCTGAAGCGCCCCGAGCGCCTGGTCGGCTTCCACTTCTTCACCCCGGTCGCGGTCATGCCGCTCATCGAGGTGGTGAAGACGCCCCGCACCGACGACGCGACGCTCTCGACCGCGATGGCCGCGGCCGCGGCGCTGAAGAAGAACGCGGTCATCACGGCCGACACCCCCGGCTTCGTGGTCAATCGCGTACTGGCGAAGGTGCTGGGCGAGGCGATGCACGCGGTGGACGACGGCACGCCGTTCGAGACCGTCGACCGGGCCTTCGCACCGCTCGGCCTGCCGATGACGCCCTCGGCCCTGCTCGACCTCGTCGGGCTGAAAGTCGGCGCGCACGTCCTCGACACCCACCACGCCGCCTTCCCCGACCGGTTCTACCGGAGCGAGAACCTGCACCGCCTGGCCGAACACGGCGTCCTCCTCGACAAAGACGCCAAGGGCGCGGCGAAGGGGCTCGACAAGGGTGCGGCCAAGGTCCTCGCGGGCGGCAAGAGCCCGTGGAGCGAAGCGGACATCCTGCGCCGCCTCGAGGATGGGCTCGCCGACGAGATCCGCCGGATGCTCCTCGAACATGTGGTCGAGGAGCCGGAGGACATCGACCTCTGCATGATCCTGGGCGCCGGCTTCCCGTTCCAGATGGGCGGCATCACGCCCTACCTGGACCGGGCGGGCGCGTCGGAGCGCGTCTTCGGCGACACCTTCCACCACCCGCCCATTGCGGGCGTCGTCTGA
- a CDS encoding thiolase family protein — protein MAERSDVVFVDGVRTPFGRAGEKGQYWNTRADDLVVKAMIGLLARNPKVPKDRIDEVAIAATTQQGDQGLTLGRTAALLAGLPASVPGFAIDRMCAGAMTSVTALGSGIAFGAYDLVIAGGVEHMGRHPMGFGADPNPRFLSERMVAEDALNMGMTAERLHNRFPALTKERSDRYALASQQKTAAAYAAGKLQADLIPVAIRSESGWGLATQDEGMRPETTLEGLATLKTPFRPHGRVTAGNASPLTDGATASLLASSDAVRELGLTAKMRLVSFAFAGVEPEVMGIGPVPSTEKALRKAGLTISDIGLFELNEAFAIQVLSFLDHFGIVDDDPRVNEWGGAIAIGHPLAASGVRLMIQLARQFQEHPEVRYGLTALCVGLGQGGTVIWENPNYDKRAARKG, from the coding sequence GTGGCCGAGAGAAGCGATGTCGTGTTCGTCGACGGAGTCCGGACTCCGTTCGGGCGGGCAGGCGAAAAAGGGCAGTACTGGAACACCCGCGCCGACGATCTCGTCGTGAAGGCGATGATCGGGCTGCTCGCGCGGAATCCGAAGGTGCCCAAAGACCGGATCGACGAGGTCGCCATCGCCGCGACCACCCAGCAGGGCGACCAGGGCCTCACGCTCGGCCGCACGGCGGCGCTGCTGGCCGGTCTGCCCGCGTCCGTCCCGGGCTTCGCGATCGACCGGATGTGCGCGGGGGCGATGACGAGCGTGACCGCGCTCGGCTCCGGGATCGCCTTCGGCGCCTACGACCTCGTGATCGCGGGCGGCGTGGAGCACATGGGCCGGCACCCTATGGGCTTCGGGGCCGATCCGAACCCGCGCTTCCTCTCCGAGCGGATGGTCGCCGAGGACGCGCTCAACATGGGCATGACCGCCGAGCGCCTCCACAATCGCTTCCCCGCGCTCACGAAGGAGCGCTCCGACCGGTACGCGCTGGCGAGCCAGCAGAAGACCGCCGCGGCGTACGCCGCCGGCAAACTCCAGGCCGATCTCATCCCGGTCGCCATCCGCTCGGAGTCCGGCTGGGGCCTCGCCACGCAGGACGAGGGGATGCGCCCCGAGACCACGCTCGAGGGCCTCGCCACCCTGAAGACCCCGTTCCGTCCGCACGGCCGGGTGACCGCGGGCAACGCCTCGCCGCTCACCGACGGTGCGACCGCGAGCCTTCTGGCCAGCTCGGACGCGGTGAGAGAGCTCGGCCTCACTGCGAAGATGCGCCTGGTCAGCTTCGCGTTCGCCGGCGTCGAGCCGGAGGTCATGGGCATCGGCCCGGTCCCCTCCACGGAGAAGGCGCTGCGGAAGGCCGGCCTGACGATCTCGGACATCGGCCTGTTCGAGCTGAACGAAGCCTTCGCCATCCAGGTGCTCTCCTTCCTCGACCACTTCGGGATCGTGGACGACGACCCGCGCGTCAACGAGTGGGGCGGGGCGATCGCCATCGGCCACCCGCTGGCCGCCAGCGGCGTCCGTCTCATGATCCAGCTGGCCCGGCAGTTCCAGGAGCACCCGGAGGTGCGCTACGGACTGACCGCCCTGTGTGTCGGCCTCGGCCAGGGCGGCACGGTCATCTGGGAGAACCCGAACTACGACAAGCGCGCGGCGCGGAAGGGCTGA
- a CDS encoding HRDC domain-containing protein: MAEHSVIDTRAGYLSTVEAIAAGDGPVAVDAERASGFRYSQRAYLIQVFRRGSGTFLFDPPAIGRFDELNAAIAGDEWVLHAATQDLTCLREVGLDPVTIFDTELAARLLGMPRVGLGTVVEELLGIHLTKEHSAADWSTRPLPGPWLEYAALDVELLPDLRDAVAVLLDAADKTEIARQEFADELTRELTTVRSEPWRRLSGIHSIRGLRNLAAARELWLSRDALARQLDIAPGRLVPDASLTAVAKALPENKRALAALREFTGRASRTELDRWWAAVEAGRATDDLPTLRTGGDSLPPPRAWADRNPEADARLKGARAELATLAEERSLPLENLLTPDTLRRVAWAPPVPVTSESIAAALASHGARPWQIAATSPMIARTFVESAQHEREGPETLS; the protein is encoded by the coding sequence GTGGCTGAGCACTCCGTCATCGACACCCGTGCCGGCTACCTGTCCACGGTCGAGGCCATCGCCGCCGGGGACGGGCCGGTCGCCGTGGACGCGGAACGCGCCAGCGGCTTCCGTTACTCCCAGCGCGCCTACCTCATCCAGGTCTTCCGCCGCGGGTCGGGCACCTTCCTGTTCGATCCCCCGGCCATCGGCCGGTTCGACGAGCTGAACGCGGCCATCGCCGGAGACGAATGGGTGCTGCACGCCGCCACACAAGACCTGACCTGCCTGCGGGAGGTCGGACTCGACCCGGTCACGATCTTCGACACCGAGCTGGCCGCGCGCCTGCTCGGGATGCCGCGGGTCGGGCTCGGGACCGTCGTCGAAGAGCTGCTCGGCATCCACCTCACCAAGGAGCACAGCGCGGCCGACTGGTCCACCCGCCCGCTGCCCGGACCGTGGCTCGAATACGCGGCCCTCGACGTCGAGCTGCTGCCCGACCTCCGCGACGCGGTGGCCGTTCTTCTGGACGCGGCAGACAAGACCGAGATCGCCCGGCAGGAGTTCGCGGACGAGCTGACCCGCGAGCTGACGACGGTGCGCAGCGAACCGTGGCGGCGGCTCTCCGGCATCCACTCGATCCGCGGCCTCCGCAACCTCGCCGCCGCCCGCGAGCTCTGGCTGAGCCGGGACGCTCTGGCCCGCCAGCTGGACATCGCGCCCGGACGTCTGGTGCCGGACGCGTCGCTCACCGCTGTGGCGAAGGCGCTGCCCGAAAACAAGCGGGCGCTCGCGGCCCTCCGCGAGTTCACCGGCCGCGCCAGCCGCACGGAGCTGGACCGCTGGTGGGCCGCGGTGGAGGCCGGGCGCGCGACCGACGATCTGCCCACGCTCCGCACCGGGGGCGACAGCCTGCCGCCGCCGCGCGCCTGGGCCGACCGGAACCCGGAGGCCGACGCCCGCCTGAAGGGCGCACGGGCCGAACTCGCCACGCTCGCCGAGGAGCGCTCCCTCCCGCTCGAGAACCTGCTGACGCCGGACACGCTACGGCGCGTCGCCTGGGCGCCGCCCGTGCCGGTGACGTCCGAGTCGATCGCCGCCGCCCTCGCCTCCCACGGCGCCCGTCCCTGGCAGATCGCGGCGACCTCGCCGATGATCGCACGCACGTTTGTGGAATCCGCCCAACACGAGCGCGAGGGCCCGGAGACCCTTTCGTAG
- a CDS encoding DUF3000 domain-containing protein, whose protein sequence is MPAAFAAALDSVRAAEVRAELAIGEIPAPAQLAPFAVALAADVRPARHGDDSDLGTGRFILLYDPDEPEAWGGPFRVVCFAQAPLETDIGLDPFLADVAWSWLVDALDARHARYTAASGTATKIISTGFGELAKQGDGAQIELRASWSPQETGVAAHVEGWGELLCMLAGLPPTGEGVSLLSTRRTPRG, encoded by the coding sequence ATGCCCGCGGCGTTCGCTGCCGCGCTGGACTCGGTCCGCGCCGCCGAGGTCCGCGCAGAGCTCGCGATCGGCGAGATCCCGGCGCCGGCGCAGCTGGCCCCGTTCGCGGTCGCGCTGGCCGCGGACGTGCGACCGGCACGGCACGGCGACGACTCGGATCTCGGCACCGGGCGGTTCATCCTCCTCTACGACCCGGACGAGCCCGAAGCCTGGGGCGGGCCCTTCCGCGTCGTCTGCTTCGCGCAAGCGCCGCTGGAGACAGACATCGGTCTGGACCCCTTCCTCGCCGATGTCGCCTGGTCGTGGCTGGTGGACGCACTGGACGCCCGGCACGCCCGCTACACCGCGGCGAGCGGAACCGCGACCAAGATCATCTCGACCGGCTTCGGAGAGCTCGCGAAACAGGGCGACGGCGCGCAGATCGAGCTCCGCGCGTCGTGGAGCCCGCAGGAGACCGGCGTCGCCGCGCACGTCGAGGGCTGGGGGGAGCTGCTCTGCATGCTCGCCGGGCTCCCGCCGACCGGAGAGGGCGTCAGCCTGCTGAGCACCCGGAGGACCCCGCGTGGCTGA
- a CDS encoding alpha/beta hydrolase family protein, translated as MSSERRGGVGRAIGWTAAAASGLALLTAAGAALLVARVALTVITPVRRRPQRETVRAVDEPAGTLTLSATPDGSMPGRFGLWFGDGSGYAKVGGILVAEEGRVVREIERVEFGELKPGRARISGYYYLEPEELGLPVASVAIETELGEAPAWLFPAPGSDGDAHGDGRWVIQVHGWGASRQEGLRAVPVFHAAGYTSLLASYRNDGDAPESADRRYGLGGTEWRDIEAAIRYAADHGARSIVLMGWSMGGAVVLQTATRSAELGLVSGLILESPVVDWVDTLEFQAALLRLPDAITQGALRLIESAWAGPVTGLGAPIDLKSMDFVARAADLTLPTLILHSSDDGFVPATASRALARGDIVTFVPFHTALHTKLWNYDEEKWTGAIRVWLAER; from the coding sequence ATGAGCAGCGAGCGTCGCGGGGGAGTCGGACGGGCGATCGGTTGGACGGCCGCGGCGGCGAGCGGACTCGCTCTCCTCACGGCGGCGGGGGCAGCGCTCCTGGTGGCGCGCGTCGCGCTCACCGTGATCACGCCGGTGCGGCGGCGCCCGCAGCGCGAGACCGTCCGCGCCGTGGACGAGCCCGCCGGCACACTGACCCTGAGCGCGACGCCGGACGGGTCGATGCCGGGACGGTTCGGCCTGTGGTTCGGGGACGGGTCCGGCTACGCCAAGGTGGGCGGTATCCTGGTCGCGGAGGAGGGCCGTGTCGTCCGGGAGATCGAGCGCGTCGAGTTCGGCGAGCTGAAGCCGGGCCGCGCCCGGATTAGCGGCTACTACTATCTTGAGCCGGAGGAGCTGGGGCTGCCCGTCGCGAGCGTCGCCATCGAGACGGAGCTCGGCGAAGCGCCCGCCTGGCTTTTCCCCGCCCCGGGGAGCGACGGCGACGCACACGGCGATGGACGCTGGGTCATCCAGGTTCACGGCTGGGGCGCCAGCCGCCAGGAGGGTCTACGCGCCGTCCCGGTCTTCCACGCCGCCGGCTACACGAGCCTGCTGGCCTCTTACCGCAACGACGGCGACGCTCCCGAGAGCGCCGACCGCCGCTACGGGCTGGGCGGGACCGAGTGGCGGGACATCGAGGCCGCGATCCGGTACGCGGCGGACCACGGGGCACGCTCCATCGTTCTGATGGGCTGGTCGATGGGCGGCGCGGTCGTGCTGCAGACGGCCACCCGCTCCGCTGAGCTCGGTCTCGTCAGCGGGCTCATCCTGGAGTCGCCCGTGGTCGACTGGGTCGACACGCTGGAGTTCCAGGCCGCCCTGCTCCGCCTGCCGGACGCGATCACGCAGGGAGCCCTCCGCCTCATCGAGTCCGCCTGGGCCGGGCCGGTCACCGGGCTCGGCGCCCCGATCGACCTGAAAAGCATGGATTTCGTGGCCCGTGCGGCGGACCTGACCCTGCCCACCCTCATCCTGCACAGCAGCGACGACGGATTCGTGCCGGCCACGGCCTCCCGCGCCCTCGCCCGCGGCGACATCGTGACCTTCGTGCCGTTCCACACGGCGCTCCACACCAAACTGTGGAACTACGACGAAGAGAAGTGGACCGGCGCGATCCGGGTGTGGCTGGCGGAGCGCTGA
- a CDS encoding SufE family protein, whose product MTELTGTLAGIRDDFRALEQNERLQLLLEFSDGLPELPERYRDHPDLLERVEECQSPVFIFVEVDADGIVQLHAAAPPEAPTTRGFASILVQGLAGLTAAEALAVPDDFPGTLGLTQAVSPLRIRGMSALLSRAKRQVREKLAARA is encoded by the coding sequence ATGACCGAGCTGACCGGGACGCTGGCGGGCATCCGCGACGACTTTCGGGCGCTGGAGCAGAACGAGCGCCTGCAGCTGCTGCTGGAGTTCTCCGACGGGCTGCCCGAGCTGCCGGAGCGCTATCGGGACCATCCCGATCTACTGGAGCGGGTGGAGGAGTGTCAGTCGCCGGTCTTCATCTTCGTCGAGGTGGACGCGGACGGCATCGTTCAGCTCCACGCCGCCGCGCCGCCGGAGGCGCCGACGACGCGGGGGTTCGCCTCCATCCTCGTCCAGGGTCTCGCGGGTCTGACCGCGGCCGAGGCGCTCGCGGTGCCGGATGACTTCCCGGGCACGCTCGGGCTCACACAGGCGGTGTCGCCGCTGCGCATCCGCGGGATGTCGGCCCTGCTCAGCCGCGCGAAGCGGCAGGTGAGGGAGAAGCTCGCGGCGCGGGCCTGA
- a CDS encoding sulfurtransferase, giving the protein MSIAADPSPAFAGYAHPERLVSTEWLAAQLGAPGLVVVESDEDVLLYETGHIPGAVKIDWHTDLNDPVIRDYVSPERFAELLGSKGIARDTTVVVYGDKSNWWAAYALWVFTLFGHEDVRLLDGGRDKWIAEGRELTREAPAARPAVYPVVERDDTRVRAFKDDVLAHRGKPLIDVRSPEEYSGERTEIPGYPTEGALRAGHIPSAASVPWGRAAAPDATFKRRPELEALYLGEAGLTPGDEVIVYCRIGERSSHTWFVLTHLLGFEDVRNYDGSWTEWGSAVRVPIVTGTEPGGVQ; this is encoded by the coding sequence ATGTCCATCGCCGCCGACCCGTCGCCCGCGTTCGCCGGCTACGCCCACCCCGAGCGCCTGGTCTCCACGGAGTGGCTGGCCGCGCAGCTCGGCGCGCCGGGCCTCGTCGTGGTGGAGTCGGACGAGGATGTGCTCCTCTATGAGACCGGCCACATCCCGGGCGCGGTGAAGATCGATTGGCACACGGACCTCAACGACCCGGTCATCCGGGACTACGTCTCCCCGGAGCGCTTCGCGGAGCTGCTCGGTTCCAAGGGGATCGCCCGCGACACAACGGTCGTCGTCTACGGCGACAAGAGCAACTGGTGGGCCGCCTACGCCCTGTGGGTGTTCACGCTCTTCGGCCACGAGGACGTGCGCCTCCTCGACGGCGGCCGCGACAAATGGATCGCCGAAGGCCGGGAGCTCACCCGTGAGGCCCCGGCGGCGCGACCGGCCGTCTACCCGGTGGTGGAACGGGACGACACCCGTGTCCGCGCCTTCAAGGACGACGTGCTCGCCCACCGGGGCAAACCGCTGATCGACGTCCGCTCGCCCGAGGAGTACAGCGGCGAGCGCACCGAGATCCCCGGCTATCCGACCGAGGGAGCGCTCCGTGCCGGTCACATCCCGTCCGCCGCCTCCGTGCCGTGGGGGCGCGCCGCCGCACCGGACGCCACCTTCAAGCGACGTCCCGAGCTGGAGGCCCTCTACCTCGGCGAGGCCGGCCTGACGCCGGGCGATGAGGTGATCGTGTACTGCCGCATCGGCGAGCGTTCCAGCCACACCTGGTTCGTCCTGACGCACCTGCTCGGGTTCGAAGACGTCCGCAACTACGACGGTTCGTGGACGGAATGGGGTTCGGCGGTGCGGGTGCCGATCGTGACCGGCACCGAGCCGGGCGGCGTGCAATGA
- the zapE gene encoding cell division protein ZapE codes for MTLETTGSLPRLADRSPQITGAEIVASLVPPSQFERASFASYRPDRSYPSQSEAVAALKLFATSWEPQRPAGLFSRNRKKIAPTQPGVYLDGGFGVGKTHLLAALWHEAPGPKYFGTFIEYTALVGALGYAGAVRLLRGSALLCIDEFELDDPGDTMMMTRMLGELVASGTRIATTSNTPPNALGEGRFAASDFLREIQSLSAHFQTLRIDGLDYRRRDTAGSSVTVSADEYGRALGALAARGETATSDSFDGLIAHLATVHPSRYIKMLEGVDVIGLSDVTVLHDQMAALRLVAFIDRVYDAQIPLIQTGVPLSEAFDDEMLGGGYRKKYLRSASRMIALTAGELPPAA; via the coding sequence ATGACGCTCGAGACGACCGGTTCGCTGCCGCGCCTCGCGGACCGTTCACCGCAGATCACCGGCGCCGAGATCGTGGCCAGCCTGGTCCCGCCGTCCCAGTTCGAGCGCGCGAGCTTCGCGTCGTACCGTCCCGACCGCAGCTACCCGTCGCAGTCCGAGGCCGTGGCGGCCCTCAAACTGTTCGCCACATCGTGGGAGCCGCAGCGCCCGGCCGGCCTCTTCAGCCGAAACCGCAAGAAGATCGCCCCGACGCAACCCGGCGTCTACCTCGACGGCGGTTTCGGCGTCGGCAAGACCCACCTCCTCGCGGCGCTCTGGCATGAGGCCCCCGGCCCCAAGTACTTCGGCACCTTCATCGAGTACACCGCCCTGGTCGGCGCCCTGGGCTACGCCGGCGCCGTCCGGCTGCTGCGCGGCTCGGCCCTCCTCTGCATCGACGAGTTCGAGCTCGACGACCCGGGCGACACCATGATGATGACCCGGATGCTCGGCGAGCTCGTCGCCTCCGGTACCCGCATCGCCACCACCTCCAACACTCCGCCCAACGCCCTCGGCGAGGGGCGGTTCGCCGCCAGTGATTTCCTGCGCGAGATCCAGTCGCTGTCCGCCCATTTCCAGACCCTCCGCATCGACGGCCTCGACTACCGCCGCCGGGACACAGCCGGCTCCTCCGTGACTGTCTCCGCCGACGAGTACGGCCGCGCGCTGGGAGCGCTCGCCGCCCGCGGCGAGACCGCGACGAGCGACTCGTTCGACGGCCTCATCGCCCACCTGGCGACCGTCCACCCCTCCCGCTACATCAAGATGCTGGAGGGCGTGGACGTCATCGGCCTCTCCGATGTGACCGTGCTGCACGACCAGATGGCTGCCCTGCGTCTCGTGGCGTTCATCGACCGGGTCTACGACGCGCAGATCCCCCTCATCCAGACCGGTGTCCCGCTCAGCGAGGCCTTCGACGACGAGATGCTCGGCGGGGGATACCGGAAGAAGTACCTGCGCTCGGCCTCCCGGATGATCGCGCTGACGGCAGGGGAGCTGCCGCCCGCGGCGTAG
- a CDS encoding ammonium transporter, which yields MVFHTAVDYAAAGTVNSLWLLVAAALVLLMTPGVAFFYGGMVRAKSVVSMMMMSVGAMAIVGVLWVVYGYGLAFGTPLIPHVLGAPDWFLGSLMGKDGMTPDLSGLAFAGFQATFAIITVALISGAIADRAKFGAWMVFAAIWVTVVYFPVAFWVFNLSQGWIASVLHVNDFAGGTAVHINAGAAGLALALVLGKRVGFQKGMSKPHNVPLTLLGAALLWFGWFGFNAGSEAAVDGVAALAWINTLAAPAAATIGWLVVEKVKDGKPTSIGAASGAVAGLVAITPACNILTPFWAILLGLVAGAVCAIAVDLKFKLGFDDSLDVVGIHLIGGLIGTLWIGFFGFTHVDGDASKPFSSLLYAGSFAQLGAQAIGAFAVLIYSFVLAFAIGAVIQRTMGFRIKNEDELAGVDTVVHGEEGYSLETV from the coding sequence ATGGTGTTTCACACAGCAGTGGACTACGCAGCGGCAGGGACCGTCAACTCCCTGTGGCTGCTCGTGGCCGCAGCCCTCGTCCTGCTGATGACGCCGGGCGTCGCCTTCTTCTACGGCGGCATGGTGCGGGCGAAGAGCGTCGTGTCGATGATGATGATGAGCGTCGGAGCGATGGCGATCGTGGGCGTGCTCTGGGTCGTCTACGGGTACGGGCTCGCCTTCGGCACGCCGCTCATCCCGCACGTCCTCGGCGCACCGGACTGGTTCCTCGGCAGCCTGATGGGCAAGGACGGGATGACCCCCGATCTCTCCGGGCTCGCCTTCGCCGGGTTCCAGGCCACGTTCGCGATCATCACCGTCGCCCTGATCTCCGGCGCGATCGCCGACCGGGCGAAGTTCGGCGCGTGGATGGTGTTCGCCGCGATCTGGGTGACGGTCGTTTACTTCCCGGTCGCGTTCTGGGTGTTCAACCTCTCCCAGGGCTGGATCGCGAGTGTTCTGCACGTCAACGACTTCGCCGGCGGCACGGCTGTCCACATCAACGCCGGCGCGGCCGGGCTGGCGCTTGCGCTGGTGCTCGGCAAACGCGTCGGGTTCCAGAAAGGTATGAGCAAACCGCACAATGTGCCGCTCACCCTCCTCGGGGCCGCGCTCCTGTGGTTCGGCTGGTTCGGCTTCAACGCCGGGTCGGAGGCCGCGGTGGACGGTGTGGCCGCCCTCGCCTGGATCAACACGCTGGCCGCTCCGGCCGCCGCGACGATCGGGTGGCTCGTGGTCGAGAAGGTCAAGGACGGCAAGCCCACCTCGATCGGTGCGGCATCGGGTGCCGTCGCCGGTCTGGTCGCGATCACTCCGGCGTGCAACATCCTGACGCCGTTCTGGGCCATCCTGCTCGGTCTCGTCGCCGGTGCGGTGTGCGCGATCGCGGTGGACCTGAAGTTCAAACTCGGTTTCGACGACTCGCTCGACGTGGTCGGCATCCACCTCATCGGCGGTCTGATCGGAACGCTGTGGATCGGCTTCTTCGGCTTCACCCACGTCGACGGTGACGCCTCCAAGCCGTTCTCCAGCCTGCTCTACGCCGGCAGCTTCGCGCAGCTGGGCGCGCAGGCGATCGGCGCGTTCGCGGTGCTGATCTACTCCTTCGTCCTGGCCTTCGCGATCGGCGCTGTCATTCAGCGGACGATGGGCTTCCGGATCAAGAACGAGGACGAACTCGCCGGTGTCGACACGGTCGTCCACGGTGAGGAGGGGTACTCGCTCGAGACCGTCTGA